ggcaaaggagaaggagaggtaGCGAGCTAGCGGTTGATCCAGAGAGAAGAAGATAACCAATGCCAATTCTACTATATGCATATCTAAACAAGACTGGGTATTTAAAGATTCATTGAATTCCTTCAAGCAATGCATCCAAACAAACGTTTTGGTATTGTGAGCTATTTCGAAAACTTGTCTGATTTGTTATTAAGTTCAATTCAACACCAAGCCCTCCCGACATCCAAACGGAGCCTCAGAGTTATTGTAGTGTGACGTATGATAGTGAGTAAACGAAGCTACCAGCGAGATTTTTTACGAGAGGAAACACCTGAAGCTCTCACTCTTTTGAGCTTTTAGAACCTGgagtcctttttcttctctctttggAGCTCTCAGAACATGGATGAGTCCTGCCCTGGAGCATGACGAAGCGGCTCCTTTCCGTTTTCGGTGGGCAAGACCGCAATCCGCAAGAGCAAGGCGTATGGTCCGGACCTCGGCACGTGCGCGGCCGTTGCCCACTCGGGCTTCGCGGGCGCGCCGCTCCTggagcggccgcgcccggcggcggcacggggccCGGGGCCGGGGACCAGGCGCGAGGTGGCGGCTGCCGACTGGCCGGGGCCGACCCGGCTACACGTGGCGTGCCAGCAACTCAAGACGTGTACGTGTACGACGTGCATGGTGGTATGCGGGGAAATCGTGTGGGAACTGGGAAATAGTACGATGGGGATTGGGGAGCGCGATGGCTCAGGTCTGTGCAGTTCGGCTTGCTGCATGTCGGTCAACTTTTTTGACTGCCTGGGTTGAGTTTTTAAGCTGGCTGCAAATAGCTTTTATCTTCGTGCTTTCTTGATTGAGATGGTACGGTATTTTCTTCTACGACTCTAACAGTATCAACCCGTACAGCGACAGTCGTAGTAGCTGGCGGCGAAAAGTTTACTGTCGTTTTCTTATTAGAGGAAAAAAGTTTGCCTAGCGCTGCTATGGGATGGGTTGAAATGGGTTTCATATCACAGGTTGTGATGCGGGGTGTGTTTGAATGAGTTAAAATAGGTTTTAGTACCTAATGTGTTGGGACGGGTTGAGTATATCACAAATACGGGTTGGGATGGGTTGGAAGTAGTTTTTTGTTTGAGTTTGTATGGGTTTAACTCATAGGTTTAACTTCCAGGTTTCGGCTCTTGACGTGGGATCTATATGTAGATTTAGTCACagtactttgcacaaagtagcgaaCTGTCAAACTAATTTATCTGCAATAAATTTTGGTCAATTTATCAAGGTGTGAACGTGAGGTTTTAGTTTCAGGGTCCGGCTCTTGACGTGGGGTCTACATATAAATCCAACCATACTAATTTGTACAAAGTAGCAGACTGTCAGACAAATTCAACTACAATAAATTTCGGTCAATTcctctaaaattttaaggtgtgaacgtgaggttttagttttagggtccagCTCTTGACGCTGGGTCCAgatataagtccagccgcactACTTTGTATAAAGTAGCAGACTGTCAGACTAATTCAAGTGCAATACATTTCggttaatttttctaaaattttaaggtgtgaacgcgagatTTTAGTTGTAGGGTTCGGCTCTTGACGCGGGGTCATATATAAGTCCAACCGCACTACTTTGTATAAAGTAGTGGACTATCAGACTAATTCAATTGCAACACATTTCGGttaatttctctaaaattttaagggGTGAACGCGAGATTTTAGTTTTAGAGTCCGGCTCTTAGCGCGGGGCCTACATATAAGTCCAGCCGTACTACTTTGTACAAAGTAGCAGACTGTCAGACTAATTCAACTGCAATAAATTTTggtcaatttctctaaaattgtaaggtgtgaacgcgaggttttagttttaggatcTGGCTCTTGACGCGGGTCCATATATAAGTCCAACCGCACTACTTTGTATAAAGTAGCGAACTGTCAAACTAATTTATCtgcaacaaatttcgatcaatttctcTGAACTTTTAAGATGTGAATACGAGATTTGTATAAACTTATAGATTCATGTACCAAAAATATGGGTTATATCAATTTATGGTTGTGGGTGGGTTGAGTTGGATTAACACAATAGAATTATGGAGCGGGCTGGGGCAGATTTGGAGCGGGTTTCAACCCATTATCACGCCTAAGTTTGCCGTCGACCTGTCGTGAACTCGTGATGACTCATGAGCCTTTTTCTGGGCAGGAAACGGGCCCATGTCAAACTCGGCCTGCGACTGATGGACTGCTGCTTCAACGGCCTTTTCGTTCTGGGCCGTTGAAAGGTAGAGAAAACTCAGGGCCTTCCTTGGGCCTTGTAACGCATCTTCTCTCCTGTTACAAGAAGCGTGGGAATGAAAACTCAACAAACGTCGGACGTTTGAACAACAATGGCGAATCAATCAGATTTTGACAATGCATATTAATCCAGCGTAACTTTATTTCGGGATCGTAGCTTCATCACAGTATGCTAAAACATCGTCGTGTGAACAAATTTTCGTCAACATCtcatttggcacctcccaacacAAAAACTACTAGGATGGAGGACATTGACTGCCTACTTCCGCGACCGTAGATTGTACCTCCGGCCCACCAACGTTGTGATGGAgttctcgccgtcgccgacctccTCCGGCAGCACGACCTCGTGGCACGGCCGCACCACGAAGCTCGGATCCACCTTGCTGTCCACCTCGTCCGCCAGCTCGTCGAAGACCCACGAGTAATCCATCAGGCTCCCCTCGCTCTCCTCCGTGTCGTACGGCAGCTGCGCCCTCCCGCCGGCGTTCTTCTCCAGCGCCCGGACTTTCTCCACCAGCGTCTGGAGGAGCCGGTGGTTCAGCGCCTCGTAGTCCCTGAAGGAAGGGTAATCAGGAAGTTAAAATTGCAGCAACGGTTTTTGTCAACATGCTGCTGAAATTCTGAATATGCAGTTCGTTTGTCACATACTGACATACCTGTAGGTGAATATAGAGTGAAGGATCTGGACAGTGGCGACCCCGAGAAACAGCATTCTGACCAAGAACACCTTGGACATGACCCAGAACTGCTTGTCGAAGTCGTCGGCGCCGATCTTGATCAGCCCAATCTCCAGGACTAATGTGATGCAAAGACCTGACGGGGCAGACATGGATGTCAGCAAAAATGGGCATTCACCTGATGTAGAAATTAACTCTAGCATACAAGTTGTGAATTACAGGGATGAAGTCATACCAAAGTAGAGCTGGCCCCGGATGCTGAACGTTTGCTTTGCACTAGTGAGCATGTAGATGAGGAACACGATGCAGCAGTAGAAGAAGAATGCCTTGATGAAGCGAGACTCAGCTAGGATGGCGTTGTGCAGGATGTGCAGTTTATCCAGAGCGGCAAAAATGTTGGCCTGCTTTGCTCTGAACTCTTCCTGCGGGTGAAAAATTCAATAAGTAGGTGGGAGATTTGAAGACCCAAATGGGACAAAATTTTTTAGATTCTTCAGAATGAGATGGATAAGAACCTGTGCTTCCAGTATTGAGTGCGAGTTTTGGATGAGATGATCGTGGGCTTGCCGGATCTGTTCTTGCCGGGCCAATAGCTCTTCCTGCTGGCGTTGGCCAAACTGCGCAAGTTTCTGAACTGTTTCCCTGCAAATGCTCGTTTAAAAtcagcatctttttttttcagatgtaTATTAATAATTCGTCCATGAACAATAATACAAAATGAGCAGCACACAAATACAATACCTGCTTTCTTCAAGAGCTTTTGCTTGAAAGCTGTGGAGATTATTCAATCCTTCCATGGTCCGGCTCTGACGATCCAGCAGCTGCATCTGATTCTCCAATGACTTGCCAGCCACACTCCCAATATCATCAGCCTTGCTCTGCAAATCTTGCATCTTTGAAGACATTGAATCGCCAACACTTTTTAGTTCCCTCTTAACGTATCCTGCCTCCTCTTTCAGGTTATCCATCCCTTTACCAAGGCTATCATACGACTCCTCGACGCGCGCCATGCCTGCGTCGATCTTCTCCCTCATCTCCGTTTGCCCTTCCTTGAGGGCTGCCTGAGCTTTGGCGATCTCCTTGGACTGCTCAAAGATGGCCTTCGAGTGATCCAGCACGCCATTGATCTGCTCCCCCACGTTCTTCGACGTCTCTGCCAGACGGTCGGTTTGTTCCTCGATCGATGATATCTTGCCCTGAACCTTTTCAGACTCCTTAATAATTTGATCTGACCTCGCCTCGATCACCTCGAGCTTCTCCTCGGCAGACTTGGATGTCCTTGTCAGGTCATTGACGAGCCTCTCTGTGTTGTGCTTGAACGCTTCAGCCCTGAACAAATCAACCAGACCGTCAGATTTATTACTGAAAAAAATCTAATTTGAAAATGGAAAATtaagagacaaaaaaaaaaacttactgCAACTGGTGGCACAGGGTATTGGTCTCGAGGAAGAACTCAAGGAACACCTTCCCCTCGGAATCACTCAGCCGGCTGCGGCAATGGACCATCCTGGAGCCCTCGGCGCAGGACGGGAAGGGCGGCCGCCCCGAGTCCTCCTGGAAGCAGCTGCTGAGGTGCCAGGCCAGGCGCGACTGCTTCTCCTGATCGGCCATGATATCGCCGCAGCTGGCGAAAAGCTTCCGGTACGCCTCCTGCCAGCAGTTCCTCGGCCCGGCGAGCTTGCTCTGCGCGTTCTCCAGCAGCTTCAGCCCTCGCGGGTCGTTGGCGCCGTCCATGGAGAAGTCGGCCACCGCGCCATCTAGCTCCATCATCGGAGCGCGCTGGTTAGCCGCCTTCGCCGACGAGCCCGGCGATGAGGAGGAGATGATGTTCCATGACAATCCACTGGTCCTCAGAGGGCACACCCATAAGCAGATCAAAATCAGCAGCACGGACCACGCGTTTCTCGTCATGATTCGACTGGTAACTGAGCTTGGTTCCGTCAAGAATTGAGCTTGATCGTGGCAGGTCAAAATCAGGGGCTAATAGTCGCAGTCCCTGCCAGGATCGAACAAGGGAAGCATCAAAACCCGTTCATTGGATACAGATTGTTATATGCTGTGAATTAATAAAGATTATAAAACCCGAACATATAATCGTCATCAAGAGGTTTTTTGTTGTTATCGATTTCTATTTCAGACGAAAAATCAACGAAAATCCATGCTATTAATAACAACCTAAAGCGATTAGCTGCAACAAGAATCCAAGAACAAGCAAGGCAACGCcggccgtggaggaggaggaggaggaggaggaggaggagccggcggggaggaggaagggccggccgtggaggaggaggaggaggcccgcggggaggaggaggaggagccggccgtggaggaggaggaggagccggcggggaggaggaagagggggccggccgtggaggaggaggaggccggcggggaggaggtggtgtgGTAAAAACTAAAAAGACCGTGGTGAAAAGATGCGCTGGTTCACACAAAGGGGCACCTCCCTTGGGTGGGGAACCGATCGAACAGCCGGGAGGTGAAGAGGCATCCTTCCACGGGTTTGCTGCGTGTTCTGTTTCACAGCGGGTTCCAAATTTTGGCGCCGTGCCTACGCAGAACTCGTCGTTCGTGAGCACTAACGCAACAACACAAGACGACGAGTGCCAAGCAGCCCAGGCAAAGGCAGAAGCTTTTCTTAGCAGCGTCCGCCTGATGATACAAACGCCGCTGGCGCAAAGAACGCCGCGGCCACCACCGTCCAACCCAGGGGCAGCGCCGACACCGAGAAGGAGTGGTCGTCTTGCCAACCAGCCCTTGAACCTTGTCGTTCGCCCGTCTAAGAAGGGTGAGGTGCTCGCCATGCGGAAACTCGGCATTATTGCGAACGACGATGATGCAAATTGCGCTGCCGCTACTGAATTTGATAAAATTCTTACACACGACGGTGCAACCGCGCCATTTCGCGGCTCTGCGGGATATCTTCCCTGCGGCTAACGCGCTGTTCTGATGCCGATCTTATGCAGATAGCGAGTCAGGCCGGGTCGGTCTCGGCGAACGCGTGAACGCCGTCGCCACCAGCGTCGCCATCATTGGTCGTCAGCAAGCCTCATGGACGCGGCCAATGTCAACATTCTTATTTGGAATGTGCGCGCTCTAGAAGAGATGTCTTGCGCACTGTTGTAGCTGAAGCCAGTGCCTCGGTGGTCTCCCTCCAGGAGACGAAACTCGAGGTCGATCACGCCGTTCGTCGTGGCTGAAGCTCTCGGCAACTCTTTCTCCACGTTCTCTTACTTGCCGTCGGCCGGCGCTAGTGGGGGCATACTAGTTGTTTGGAGGACCTGAACTTGCTTGTTCTGTATTGCACACCGGCCAATTTTCCGTCACTGTGTCGATCACTGGAGGGGCAGggtccgacc
The genomic region above belongs to Setaria italica strain Yugu1 chromosome VI, Setaria_italica_v2.0, whole genome shotgun sequence and contains:
- the LOC101770199 gene encoding protein GAMETE EXPRESSED 1; the protein is MTRNAWSVLLILICLWVCPLRTSGLSWNIISSSSPGSSAKAANQRAPMMELDGAVADFSMDGANDPRGLKLLENAQSKLAGPRNCWQEAYRKLFASCGDIMADQEKQSRLAWHLSSCFQEDSGRPPFPSCAEGSRMVHCRSRLSDSEGKVFLEFFLETNTLCHQLQAEAFKHNTERLVNDLTRTSKSAEEKLEVIEARSDQIIKESEKVQGKISSIEEQTDRLAETSKNVGEQINGVLDHSKAIFEQSKEIAKAQAALKEGQTEMREKIDAGMARVEESYDSLGKGMDNLKEEAGYVKRELKSVGDSMSSKMQDLQSKADDIGSVAGKSLENQMQLLDRQSRTMEGLNNLHSFQAKALEESRETVQKLAQFGQRQQEELLARQEQIRQAHDHLIQNSHSILEAQEEFRAKQANIFAALDKLHILHNAILAESRFIKAFFFYCCIVFLIYMLTSAKQTFSIRGQLYFGLCITLVLEIGLIKIGADDFDKQFWVMSKVFLVRMLFLGVATVQILHSIFTYRDYEALNHRLLQTLVEKVRALEKNAGGRAQLPYDTEESEGSLMDYSWVFDELADEVDSKVDPSFVVRPCHEVVLPEEVGDGENSITTLVGRRYNLRSRK